One Nicotiana tomentosiformis chromosome 1, ASM39032v3, whole genome shotgun sequence genomic window, TGAGGTGCTAGATGTTTTGTTATATCCCATTATTTGTATAATTTTCCTTTCCTTTATGTCACATTCTTGAGATGAATCAGTGGGTTCTCGTTGGTTCGTGTCATGTTTTTATGCTGATGTACGAGTTCATTGTAATTTATTTGGTCTAATTTGTAAAACTAACTTAAATATACGCAAATATttttggtaagtgactttaatatACGATAAATATGCCAAGGAAGAGAAACAGATTCTTAGatatcttttttttattttttataagagTTTCTTAGGAGAGATCCCTATTGGTGAATAGAAAAAAAATCATGGTCTGAGGACAATAAGCATATTCCTCCTGCCAATAAGTTTGATTATATGTCAAGATGAGATCCTGAGAAGTACGAAGCGAGCCAGACATTATCTTACTTTGATTACATGATTCTCTAACTTTATTACATTTTTTGCTTCCAAATGAAAAAAAGGTAGCAGAGACCGTAATATTCAAGTTGTCATTGTATTGAcactgatttatgacttataaTGTGTACATCTACATTGTTTGTTGATGTGTGCTGGCTTGGTCCTCAATGCTCAACGCAAGCCATACTTTGGTCATAAGTCAAACATTCCCCCAATTCTGGAATCCTTAAATATGAGAAGACGTATAAGCAGAATGAAAGCAGGTGTTTTCTGTTAGTTCTTTTTAAAGTAACAATCTGTAGCAACATAGCCTGCGTCAGAATGTAAACGTGTCGCAGGGGATTTATCATTTAACTGCTGAATGGCATGGATGGAGACTTATCTTAAGTTATTCATTTTTCTATTCGAGCCTTTCTTTGGTAGCTTTTATGAATTCTCAAGGAACTTAATCTTTATAACTTTCTAGATTATCTCGTAGTAGTCTATGATATATTTTATCAACTATCTCATTGTCTTGTAGGGGAAGTTCCAACATGAGATGAATCTTCGTAAAAAAGCTGAGACGTCAGCGGCTGCATCAGAAGAGAAAGCAAGTCTTCTAGAGAGAAAGCTTAGTAGTGTGTCGGAAAGCATAGAAAGAGAGAAAAGTCGCCTGCAGAATGATCTggagcagctgaaaagtgaatccAAGTTTTCTGTcacaaaaataagtaaaaatgtaAGAAGTTGCTGTGTGTGAAATTAAATAAAGGTGCTAGTTTTACAACTAATGTTTAACGTTGCAAGCTTGCTCTGCATGAAGTTCAATGAAATATCCATAGTGTTATATATGGAATCAAGTGTTATATCCAAAATCTAATCTGCTTTTATGTAGCTTGAAAGAATGGAATTCAGAGCTGCCAATGCTGAGAAAGAGTCAGTTCTGCTGAAGGAGCAGCTGGAAGAACTAAGGAAGAGACTTGATGAGGTCAATGCATCTTCTATCCTAGAATAACTGCTTTGTTTGTCTTAAATGTCACCCGTGAAGCCACACAAGCGTATGCTGGAGCAAGCAGAGTGGAGGTCtatctaatttttttttgtttttgttttttatcATGAAGttttttgatttttaaaatgcGTTTGCATAAGTTGTTGAATGTCGACCAATGAGTTCCTCTATGGACTTGCAACACGACGTTTACTGCTTCATTTGAAAGTGAAGGTCTAACTGGGAGACGGGAATGGCCTTTTACAGAAAACACGGGTGTTAACTGTTATGGAATGGGTATTCCACAAAATAGGTCCTCTAGATTTGCATGTGTGGATTGGTACTTAAAGTCTTTAGTATTTGATCTTTTGAAATGGAACGGATTCTTGTTTTTGCAGTCGTGCATGTCTTTGCTTGGCATATATTGATTAGCATATAACGTAAAAACTTTTCAGGGGAAATATGTAGTGTGGCAGAGTGCCTAGAGTTTTTAGTTGCAGTTGTCTCATGATCTATGGAAGTTATAAATAAACTAAATATGCATTTACCGTCCTAATGTTGCTTCTATGGCATAGTTAGTCGCTATGTCAGTAATTTTTGAACTAGTATCTAGTTGATGCCATATTTGTTATGTAGGTTAACAATTGAAGGACATGCATTCGGATATTACATTATCTGCGATGTCAGACTGTGGTCTTGCATGTTTCTTCTGTTTGTTAGTTTACCATGTTTGGCAATATTGAATTATAATGAAATTAcaattttctgttttttttttcagtGTGTCCAGCAGAGAATTGAAGCAGAGAAGAAACTGTCAAATTTCACATTTCAAGAAGGTTGTTCTAGTGACAACGTTTTGGTGAAGCATTTGCAGGAAGAACTTAGGAACTGTGTAAGTTATATCCTCATTCTTATTGTTCCAATGTGCAATTCTCAATGctttttgtcagttcttcgagtAGAGGTGGATCCAGGATTTTAGTTTGATGGATTCAACACCTTTAGGTTTTTACCAGTGAACCTATTATAATTTAGAAATAATGGGTTAATAATTTACACATATatattacacacacacacacacacacacacacacacacatatactcCATGGGGGAAATCCTTGAACCCGTTGTTTACATGCTACATCCGCCACTGTCCTTTAAGTTGCAAGTTAAGTGAGAGCTAATACTAGCACTTACAATAATTAGAAATTCGTGTTCGCTGGGCCATGACTAACATAATCATTTCAAGCTAATAGAGTGATCGTTGGAAAAAGAACTTTTATTAAGAGAATAATTCCACAATAAGCTGTGTAAATTGCTAGTTTCTCGATTAGTTTCCAAACCATAGGAAGCTTTTTTCCTTTTAGCTTTCATGAGATTGCTATAAAGGAGGTGACAGATTGATCTCATATCTTGAAGTTATTTTGCTCTCCTGAATTTTTTGAATTATGCTGGCCAAACTGGCATGACTATCCCACCGGTTACCACTTGTCAGAACATTTCTTTTCGGTGCCTCATTTTTACTATAAAGAATTTTAACTTTGGGTAAGCAGATGTTTGACTGATATGTCATGATCCCGTCATCAGGAGGCTGAAGTACGTGAAGCAAGAAAGCTGAGGTCATCTCATGAAAACATCGAGTTGTTGAAGGTAAAACTACTTGAGGAAAAGGGCCGGAGAGATAGGGCAGAATCGGAGCTGCTAAAATTCGCAGATCTTCAAGGAGATATGAAGAAGTTAGAGGATGAACTAATTACATGGAAATCAATGATTAAAGACATCCCTGGTGCATCATGTGCTGATGATGTGCCTCCCAAGTTTGCAGCTCTGCAGAGGTAAGCTGTCAACTTGATTCCTTTTTTTCTCTTCATTTTGGTGCTTACTAAAGTTTTTCTTGTTCTGTAGCAAGGATGTTTTCTGATGAGGTTTGTTTCTAACTTCATGCTCTTCATTGATGCTTAAGATTACGTCCATTAGGAGCTCTTTTGTTGATTTGGATAGCTTTAGCCTAACTACTTACTCTAGCTTTAGGTTAACTACTTGCTCTTAATTGTCTAATTTTAAACTACGGAGGAAATTCTGTCCTTCCTGTTCTTTTTCTTTGGGTAATCATTGCCGTTTTTGCTTCAATAGTATAATGTGCACATCCTGCAAACTGACAAAGTTTTAGTCCCAATTAATGTCGATTGATTGTGTTGAAACATTCATAGATGTAGATGTAGGAAGTATACCTGTAGATTTCATGCATATTAAGTTAGTAAGATGATGCACATCTTTTACACCTTAACAAAGTTGCTTTAGTTAGGGTGACTCAAACTTTACCATCTCAAAATTTCCAGTTTTTTGATTTCCTACACTTATCTTTTGTCTTTTATTACAGTGGTTAGTACTAAGAGACACAATTGCTTTATGTGAAACTTGACTTATTGAGAAAAGGAAAAAGGAGAAAGGATGAAAATAGTTTCTACCCCCTTTTTCTCAGATGTATTGGGGTTTAAATTGCATGATTTTCTTGCCGTGCTTTTGTCCCTTTTAATTGATATTCAAGAGTTCGTTTACTTTTCTGGGAAACAGAGAAGTGCTTGATAGCATGACTAAGGCGGGTGAGGTCCAGGCTCGACTTAAGCAAATGGAGGTGGCACTGGACACGGCTGAGCTCGAGAAAAGGAAAGCAGAGAGTGAGGCTGCACTTGCAAAGGAGAGCGCGGAATCTTCCAAATCAGAGATCAAGAGGATCAAGTTGAAGGTTAGCATGTTTTCCATTTGATGTTGGAGAAATTAGTTGCTGTAAAATTGCTTTCCCATCTTCCCTGTGATCTTTGTTTCTTCTTGATTCCTAGCTTGGAGTTTAGGCCAGTATGTTTTAATAAACCAAGTCCTTCTTAGGATTTGTATTGATATCACTGTTCCCAAATAGTGTATTGTTTGTACAAAATTAGGCTACCTTCTTTTGATAACCCTATGGCTGTAGTTTCGGAGTTACCTTTTCGTAGCCTTCCGTGTGCTTTTTAACTTGTGATGTATTTGATCTCAAATTTCTTTGTAGCTTGCTGCTGTTATAGAGGAAAAGGATCGTTTAAAAAATGTCGTTGAGGACTTGAGGAAGCAAAAGAGTGTTGAAAGCGGGCATGAAGTGGTCAGTGGAGCTATTCTTCAGGTTATAGTCCGTGTCCTTTTTTCCCTTTGATGAATTACCTCTATTGCTTGTTCTTTACCTAATTGTGGTAGTTATTTCCTGACTACAGGGGCTTGAAGCATCTCTTGCCAAGAAAGAAAACTCTATAAAGGAATTGGAGAGCAGTTTATCTGAACAAAAAGAAGTTAATATTCGTCAGCTGAACGAAATAAATTTGCTCAGCGAGAAACTAAATAATGAAGCTAGAAGAATAAGATCTTTGGAGAGGGAGGGTGACCGCTTATGTTCTGCGATAGCTCTCTTGGAGTCCAAGGTTGTTTTCTGGGTTACAGACTTTGTACTGTTGTCTTTTGgatttttcttaaaatatatttttcaaacaagTGACAACGCCCTGGCAGGAAATGCTACTGGGATGCTTTCCGTCCATGAAGCATAAGAATTTCACATTTAGATATCTTTAAAAAGACCTTTTAAGATGCTGGTACATGCATGGTTATCCAGCTTATGACTTCTCAATACACTTGAGCGAGTTAGTACAAAAGAACTTGGTAGGAATATAATCTTTTATACTACAGAATTTTAGAAATTTCATGTCTTCCTTTTGTTTTATCATTTATGTCCATCTTATCATATGCTAAATCCCATTCATGATGCTGAAATTATGCGCTAGATGTTTTGCCGTTTTCATCGAAGATGCAGTGACACTTCTTTGTTTCCTTGATATGCTTTGTAGGTCAAACTACTTGACTGCTGCTAAGTGAACCTTTTGTCTGTGGAATTATGTTATACATTTTGATGGACTCGATGCAAAAATTGCTTCGTACCATGCTGACTTATCTCTTTGGCATTCTTTTTTATCTACCTAATGCCTATTTTAACGGCAATGAGAATGCAATCTGCTGCCAAAAttaccttttttttctttttctgttcgTTATGCTGTTGTGGAATACTCACTTGTGTGCCTTTTACTATGAATGAATCATGACAAGAGGGGGTTGCTCAGCACCCCCCACCTACAACCCCTGGGTCGTGGGTTAGAGTCACCAAAGGAGCAATAGCTCCAACAAAGAGGGATCAAAGGGGAGGGGAATAAGAAAAAATTGAATCATTATTGGTGCTTTAGAGCATTTTTTCAATGTTAGGGAAATTTTTTAATGTTATAAGCTATAACTCATATTTAGTATCCTTATGTTACTTTTGGTCACCTTGCAGTTAGGGCATGGAGACTATTCATCTGCCAATACTAAAGTCTTGCGAATGGTCAACACCCTGGGAGTTGAAAGTGAGGCAAAACAGACAATAGAGGCTCTTCAAAACGAGTTGCAGAAGACAAAAGAGAAGTTACTGGCTGTTCAAGAGTTAAAAGAGCAGTCAGGTGCATACAATTTCAATTTTAAGTACTTGTGTGCCTGTACTTTGTTGGTATTCAATTCCTTTTCGTATTATTTAACAGACTGTTATTGAGTTATCTTATACTATTCTAGTCTTGTGCTCCTTGGCTCTCGTTTTGGTTGAGAATTTGGTCCGTCATTCGAATTGTTATTAGAATTTTTCCAACAAATTGGAGTGGGGTTTCCCTTTAATGGATTCATTGTTTATATATACTATGGAACTCAGAAGTGATTTATCAAATCATAGATCTACTTGGAAAAATTCCTCATTTAGGCTGGTTTAAGCTGGTTGACTCACAGAACTCTTGGTACTATGATGTTGATTACTTTTCCAATTAGAAGTTAAAGAAAGAATGTGTGTATTTAGATAGCACTAGTTTTGGAGTGATTATTAGGCCTCCAAGGTTGAATAGATATTTACAAGATGGATCTTGTGCAGATGTTAAGATGGATAGATGTCATGTAAGGTTAGAAATCATCACCAGCGAAAGAAAATATAAGTAGTCACTCAGAGAGTAAAAATGAGAGAATGTAGTGTAAAAATGAGAGAATGTAGTCTGAGATGATTTGACTATCTCTCCAGACGTATTAATCAGTAGGCGCCGCAGAATGAATCACTGAAGGTGTTAAAAGGGATGACATAGAcctatagcttgtttggccaagctggaaaaatcagcttattttgaaaagtgcttTTTCCAAAAGTGTGTTtcgaaaaagtacttttggagagaagcagtTTGTATTTTGGTTAATcaatctgaaaaatatttttgagcaataatttgtatttggccaagcttttcaaaaagtgcttctaagtatcaaattacgaataaggacatgaatagatttacttaatagtgctccttctgtttcaatttagatgacacgcttttcttattagtccgttccaaaaagaatgacacatttctacaaTTGGAAATatttcaactttaaactcttcattttacccattttacccttaatgagaaacttttataatcacacaaatgccATGGCCTCACAAAGCTTTTACTCCTttagcttttaagaccacaagtttcaaaagtcttctttttttcctCCTTAAACTCCGTACCGAATCAAACTACcttatctaaattgaaacagagggagtagctAATATTATAAGTAcataaataatctcaaaaatttattattaaagataatgattaaatcttttcattttaattaagtaaaatatgaaaataaaattaaataggaCTTTAATTCTTTTAAGATGATTTAACTATATtaaaaaatcattcaacaaatataaaagtattCACCCCTGAAGttactatatattagaaagctatcctaaaaataagaaaaaatacttatacattaatatcttaaGTTCTAGGTTTAAAAtaagtaaggttattttggtatatactatatctTGTTAAGGGTATTCTTCATTTAGACACTTCAAGTATAccttttttttttgagaaggtaacAATTTTGTATATTAATATAAAGACTTCACTGAAATTGTGAAGTCACCCATAATTACAATGTGAGTGCCCATACAAAACTAAACAAAAAGGACACTATTCGCCCTTGTTCTTCTTACAATGAATCTAGGGCATCTAAAATGGATTCATGATcctccaaaaattttcctttacaccaaaaataaaaaagagctAAACACTTCATCTTTATCTTCTGGATGTTGCTGAACATTTCTTCAAAGCATCTTTGGTTTCTCTCTTCCCAGACTGTCCACCATATACAAGCTGGGACAATTCTCCATCTCTCTGTCTCTCGAAAGTGCACCCTCTTTATTCCAGCTAGCTAGAATATCAAGGATTCTTCCCGGCATTGCCCATGGAATTCCCCTTAGACTGATGAAAATCCTCCATATCTGTATAGTGAATTTGCAATGCAAAAAGAGATGGTTAATTGTCTCTGCCTGCTCTCCAAATAAGTAGCACCTAGAGCACAATTGGAATCCTCTTTTTGTTAGGTTGTCTTGTGTTAAAACTGCTTCTTTTGCCAATAGCCATGTAAAGCAAGCAACCTTGTATGGAATTTTTATTTTCCATATCATCTTCCATGGCCAGCATCCAATCTTATTCCTTGTAAGCACTCTTAACTGAGAACTTCCCCTGTCCATTCCCTTGCCACATGATAAGATCTTGGCTAGCATTGATGCCACTGAACTGTTCCAAGATCCTATAGAACTCAATCAGTCTATCAATCTCCTAATCATTTAACATTCTCCTGAAGGTGAAGTTCCATCCCTGAACTGTCCATACCTCTTCTAAAACTGCATGTTGTTGCTGATTCAGATCATGAATGTCAGGGAAAAGTCCCTTCAAGGTTCCTTGTCAAGTATACCTTTTCAAAAATATACTATATCTTGTTAAGGATATTTTttgtaagaagaaaagtcaaaactgtttctgcttctcAGAAACTACTCCAGCTTGCCTTAAGTtgagaaaaaagtactttttggcccttggagaagcttggccaaacaagctactAGACTTGTATGGGAAATAGTTGTCTGAAAAGTACATAATATTTCGGTATCCATGTAAACTTAGCCAAGAATAGAACACAAGGGAAGCAAAAGATCCAATTAGGAGATGCAGCTAGTTGTGATTATCGCATAACTGTGCTGCGCTTACATTAGGTTCAGAGTTTGTTAGAAGTCATTTTTGTTTGTTTAGAGAGTTTGTATATCTCTAGAAAATTTAGAGAACCTCCGGTGTTAGAGAACCCCTAATTTATCCTAAAAGATAAATTATCGAGTACTTTattagaaaaagaaagagaaattaTTGAGTTCTATTgagaaacaacctcttgcagaaaagCAGGATAAGCTGCATACAATAGACTCTTATGGTCCGGCcattccccggaccccgcgcatagcgggagcttagtgcaccgggctgccctttttataATAAATTGGTCCAAATCGAGTGGAATGGATATTGAGAACATATATAGCAGACCAAATAGTTTGGGATTGAGTTTTAGTTGTAGAGGTCATTAAAAATGAGATAAATCAAGGAATTTACGTCATTGTTGCTGTCTGTGAATGACATTCAATAATTTATATCAGTTGGACCTGAGATACAAAAGACACATATTACAAAGATttagaaaagagaaaaaaggaaagacAAAATGTAATGCTTTTAGCTTTGGAAAACAAACGATTTACTTCTTTCTTCAACCTGATTTAATATGATGGCAAAGAAAAGCAGTTTTCTTGATGTTTCCAAATATCATCACCAGTTGAGTTATTTACATTAGATCTTTGATAGGAAGAAAGAAAATGGAGAAAATCTACCACATTAGGCTTTATGTTCTATAGGAAGTTAGTGATAACTTGCTTTTAGGTTAGTTGCGATATTCAATTTAGTGTTTATGTCTAATGTAGTTCCATGATAGCTTATGTTCAGAGCTTTGGTGGAGAATCGCCACTAGTGGCTATATTTATTTTATATCCTGATATCCTGACCAGTCTGGAAAAATTCTCTGCAGACAATGTTAGTAGAACAGTTATGGAGGGTTCATATATCCGGCCCCAACTTTTTTTGAGATTATTAATTGATTGATCAATCAATGTTGGTGGTTCGTTTGGAGCATAATCATCCTTTTGTTACTAGGTTGGGATAGTAAAAATGGAGCTATTTATCTTGCAGAATATCCTTTTAGATGTCAAAAGAGGTATAGAATTCGCTGGTTAAATGCTCTGTTAATTGGAGCTGTTAAGCAGTATTAAGTATTAACGTGAAtttgtatttttttctctttcattCCTCCCTAATCTTCCTGCTCTCTTTGGCCAATTTACTGTGAAATTTTAAGTGCCTTTCTTTAGTTTCTATTATGCAACGGTTAGTGCATTTGAGGTGTCAATTGGAAATATCAGTTCTTAGAGAGACCTTTTTGTCACCTTTTATTGTCTCTAATTTAGTACCTCTTGAAGTATACAGCTGACGCTGGTACACTGGTTGA contains:
- the LOC104117666 gene encoding mitotic spindle checkpoint protein MAD1; amino-acid sequence: MMLRTPPLKRRAQSKQPEDGSPNSGNRQLIIYEDTPLPESSHDHPETSDQMLCTYQCRQMVKSEFFDALSSAEKQARDSQSKLETLNDDYLKADAERKKFRDQFLNSEQELAAAKGREEALQDQLLKEVNASQERLRKQLQLYSELEGKFQHEMNLRKKAETSAAASEEKASLLERKLSSVSESIEREKSRLQNDLEQLKSESKFSVTKISKNLERMEFRAANAEKESVLLKEQLEELRKRLDECVQQRIEAEKKLSNFTFQEGCSSDNVLVKHLQEELRNCEAEVREARKLRSSHENIELLKVKLLEEKGRRDRAESELLKFADLQGDMKKLEDELITWKSMIKDIPGASCADDVPPKFAALQREVLDSMTKAGEVQARLKQMEVALDTAELEKRKAESEAALAKESAESSKSEIKRIKLKLAAVIEEKDRLKNVVEDLRKQKSVESGHEVVSGAILQGLEASLAKKENSIKELESSLSEQKEVNIRQLNEINLLSEKLNNEARRIRSLEREGDRLCSAIALLESKLGHGDYSSANTKVLRMVNTLGVESEAKQTIEALQNELQKTKEKLLAVQELKEQSADAGTLVDSYISGKIMQLKEQIATLEKREERYKTVFADRISVFRRACCELFGYKIVMDDHHRPDGIPVTRFMLQSIYAQSDDEKLEFEYESGNTNILANTYTSQPEISRQVDIFIRKMNSIPAFTANLTVESFNKRTLS